AGGTACCATTCGATACAAATTCAAAAGCCGTAGGTTGGGGCCCCACATCCGCCACAAAATCCGAAGAGTACAGCAGCCAGCCTTTTTCTACCTTAGCGGTCAGGATCAAATCCACCTCGTCGCCGGGTTGAAGGGCCGTTTTGGAAAGGTGGTATTCCCACGTAATCTGCTTGTTTTCCTGAGCCCATAGTAAAGTCACGCTAGCCAGAAAAAGGGCTAGCCCAGTCCATACTTTTTTCATCTTGGTAGGTGGTTAGCGACTGGCGGTTGCTGAACCGGTGGCGTTGGCTACCAGATTGATATCCAGCTCGAAATCGTTGTGGATGGCTTTGTCACCCAGATTTTCGAAGAAATTGGTTGATC
The genomic region above belongs to Siphonobacter curvatus and contains:
- a CDS encoding protein-disulfide reductase DsbD domain-containing protein, producing the protein MKKVWTGLALFLASVTLLWAQENKQITWEYHLSKTALQPGDEVDLILTAKVEKGWLLYSSDFVADVGPQPTAFEFVSNGTFSPVGPVVPVDPLTKKDKTWDLDVSYFTKRAEFRQKVRIDKLDYFFTGYITGQVCHEKKGLCVPFRQAFNFDPRNAQ